In Rosa rugosa chromosome 4, drRosRugo1.1, whole genome shotgun sequence, the genomic stretch TCAGGGCCATTGATAAAGCACTTCTCTTCCCTTGTCAAGTGGACGAGGGCGGCATCTGCCAAAACACCCCAATCAGGTGAATATGAAGTGACTACTGTTTTAGGTGTATTTTGGTATTTTTGTTCTTAGATTAGTGGTTTGTTAAGTGTAAGTATACTCAGTGGTGTGTGTTATATGGTTTTGTGGTATTGTAGATGGTATTGTGTGGTATGGGTGTTGTGTTTCAAGAGAGCAAGTTTTTCAAGTTTTCGGGTTAGTGTTGCTATTTTTTTACACTGCTTGCATTTTTGGTGATTTGTTTGTTGATTTGTGATGTTTGTTTATCTGTATGCAGGGGAAGCCTCCTGACTGGCAAGATTTTGCGGTTATTATTACTCTGCTGGTCATCAACTCCACCATTAGTTTCATCAAGGAAAATAATGCGGGTAACGCTGCAGCAGCTCTCATGGCTCGTCTTGCTCCTAAAGCCAAGGTATCTGATATACCAATTTGTTGTCGTTTTGTTTTTAGGGTGGTAGTTACTGCTTCTGTTATGGTGATACAATAGGCCATAAGCTCCATCTTGGTCTATTGATCAATTTTTGATGTATGAGTAGAAAGATTTTATGGTGGTATACGATTGAAGTAGAATCTGATCCCCAAAAGAGGGATGAATATTTACACAGATTGATGAGTCTCCCAAATCAGGTTAAATATGAATACCACTGTTTTAGGACCTgttcatatcctccttgcatgcacacacaacacacttgcAAAGTCGCAGGTGCTGATAGTATATTGTGTGGCTTATGAGGTACTTGTCATTCAGAAATGGTCTAGTACTATTGCTGAAGGGGGGTCTTTCGCTTCTAAAACATCCTATGTAAAATGTTGTAGTCACTATGGTTGCTTGCATCCCAATCTGGTTTATCACCGTACCATTTGTGCATTTATAATATAAAGTAATACCTCTGGGTATGGTTTCCCTGtaatcttttttgttttctgattaAGAGTTTGGTTGTCTGCAGTCAATTGGTGTGAGTGTCCATGTAACCAGTGATGAGAAGGTATGGATCTAGAAGATTCTAAATTCATCTGTGTGGAAGTGGATAGCGGTATAACTTaatctcatttttatttttgttttgcagaAAGTAGTGCAAAGATGGCCTTGCTTATGGAATGGTACACAATGACCGTTTTACTTCTTTGCATGCcctttaatttgttttgtatatggagaagtttaggccatatgtccccttctccctactctttgtacactttttatcaaaaatagtattaatgagaattttcttttggttaccaCTTGTATTCTCATTGTGATAATTTTCTAGTGAAGAAACTGATTTATGCACATAAGAAGCAAACCACTTTTTAactagaaattgaagcaaaaagaaCGAAAACTCAACAACTTAATATAACAAACTGATGTCATAAATGACTAAGACCATCCGTTCTATCTATAGAACAGATGTCTAATATTGATAtataaatcaatttcttttgTAAAACGATGTCACAAGAGGAAACGAAATCAGTTTTTTATAAACCAACCAATGTCTGGAGTCATTTTATACATCGAGACGTTATAAGAAACTGATGTCTAGAGTTATTTttaacatcggctaaaaactGATGTCTGGGTTTTcatgatctttaacatcacccactaagacatcggacgattttttttttaacatcggtttctggccgatgtcaaagaccaaaattctagtagtgttggTTCAAAATTGGAGAGTataaggactaaacgtgtgaaattagaaggcgaATGACTAAAGTGTTTTTCAGATAAAaattcaaggactaaacaatatttagtccataaataaataaataaataaattcaaaccTAGCTAGAAATTGAATAACTGTTGTTTGAAGATAAACTAGTCAAACAACATCTAAATACTATTATTGTCTGAATAACAATTGCACAACAGACTCGTAATAACTCTTGTCCTAACAACAAGATGGAGACAATAgcaagaaaaaatatgttgtaCCTTTAAATCCGGGATAGTATCACACTTACCCAACAATAAATTTTGCCTAATGCAATCATATATACACAATAGAATAATTCTTTCTGTTGTTTTAAAATATCTGACGACAATTAAAAATTTTGCATGTTGTTGGAAGCATGTCGTCTGAAGCTATTATTGGCATAGTGTGAATACCTCTAGATAACAATTCAAATTGAATAAAGCAGACTTTTAGAGCTTTTATACCAATCCTAATTGAATGTGCAGACATCCAAATTCTAGATGAATCTTTAAAACACCATAGAAATCCAAATATAATATACCCTTTTATTTTTCGATTGATCTCAAAGATCTAAAGATATATATCCAACTTGTAATATATTATCATATTGAAGAAGTAATAAAAACCAATACTAATCAAATGCTACTTTGCAGTTTTCGTAGCATCATATATATTTGAAGTTATCTGTCTTTCAAGTAGATCAAAATGTTTCAGAACTTCAAAAATTGGTGGGACTTGAAAATTAAGAGATCAACTTGATCGAGAAGACGAATTTGAGTCATACTCCACCGTCCAATTAAAGGAGAGTGACAGCCAAGCTTAGGCATTGATATTCCCAGCGACAGCACAGGCTGCAGAGATGACTGAGAGTTTTGAAGTGCGAAGTGCAATGAAGAACAGGCCAATGATGCTGGTCTGAGTAAGTGAGTAACTATTATTACTTATAGTTGTAACACACAATGTTGCTATCAATAGCTGTGATATTAGGAGGTAGCTGTACTCACTATTCCTTCTTCCTTCCTTCAAACATTTGGAATCCCGGTAAGTCATTTTACATTACTATCAAATGTGGTCGACCTCGTAAATTGAACCATGTATTGTTCTATCTCCTTGATATAATTGCTTTACAACAGTGGAGCTCGATCTACGTACACCACACCTGGATTTGTTTCGAGGAACGTGGACACATCCATGCACACTTCTCTCGATCTGTAGAACTTCAGTAGTGAATCAATCAGTACACAGAAGGCTGTTTGAGAATCTACAATCTCAAAAGAGCCGAACcctacttaattaattaatcggTTTAGCATTGTTTCTTACATGGTTTGGAATATTTTCCAAACCTTAGGTCACGAATAATTaggatgaaatcagctgtctCCAAGTACACTATTCATATTCTGTCCTCATTGGtccaaaaagaataaaaaatagaacaaaagattaagaaaatatttttttaatctttgtgGACCAATATCACCAATATTAATCTATGGTGTGTGTATGGAGGTGGGGGTCATTTGTAATGTCATCCTTGTGGTAGAAAAATTGTTAATAATACATGTTGGGATTTTGTTTGCTTAGCTCTTACTGAACTAGTTGTATTTGCCTTGGCATTTTTGAGGACTAGAAAATTGGGCCAGTAAATTGTTTCGATAAATTCGATCGAGCTTAATAAGTCATCGACTCTTTTGTGATCGTTATTCTGAATGACTCTTTTGTGattgttattcttttttattatcagACTTTTGTGATTGTTTTCTAGTTATTGATTCATTAGGAAAAAACAATGAAGTCAATTTAGCATATTCAGGTTGTAAAACTTGTGATTAATGGTATAGTTAAAGTAATAGAAATTGACTAAAGAAATTAAAACTTGTAAAACAATACAATTGTTTTGCACATCAGGGTCAATACTCAATACTATCATCACACGTTCCTACTCCTGCTTCTGATCCGTGTCTGTAGAAAAGCCAGGGGCCACTGCGCGATCACCATCCTCTGgagtttttttgtttgttttgtttcttttaaaaATGGACTAATGGAATTTGCTATCACAAGGAAAGATGATTTCTACTATATAATGAGTGATGTGGACTAGAAACAGTTGCTATATATACAGGCACCCTAGAGAAGAATACGTTCCACATCGATTTGTTCATGTCTCATGGTTTTCTTCTGAAGCATATGTTGCATAATTATCCAACGGAACACAGCTATGAGAAATTCTGTTTCAACGTACATTCAGCAGTATGGCCATCTCATTACGTTTTGTTAAATTCTCAACTTTCACATTTTTGGTATGATAGCATCCAAGACCCAATTCTGGATCCAATTACGTACCTCAGAATCAAAACATTTGTAAATGTGCGATTGTACAGCACTCAAATGCATGTATATGAAGAATAAAGGTTCATCCCCATGTACAAATTAATGACATTTTTCTCTACCAAGAAATATGAAAGCAAAATTCTCATAAGATCTcttcaaaaggaaaaaaagagaagCACCAACGATATAAACCAATAAAAAATGAACAAATTTCCTCATTCGAGCTGTTGCAAATTAAACAACCTACACACTCCTCATCCCTATCAATCTGTCATGGCATTGATAACCACACGAGAGAATTGGAAAACCAAAGACAACTAAAGCTTTAAAAAACGATAAAACCCTTGAAGCATGGACATGATTTGTCACGAGACCTACTGAAATAAAAAGTGATAGCTCTAGTACAACTTCTAATAGACTCCTCCTTGCTATCTATCACATAAAATTGGACATCTCTCAACTATGAACTTGCCTGATCGCCGGCACTGGCACCCCGAAAATACACGGGGAACCTGTTCCCACACTGTTGAAATTGAAACACTTTCCTGTCGAAATTGGCTCTTCAGGCACACCATCATGGTGCTGCAAATCATCAACCCCATCATCATgttcatcctcctcctcctctttctctttctcctcctcttcctcttcctcttcctcatcctcACCACATCCATCATCATACCTATCATAATCATCCTCTTCATTCTCCTCGTTGTCGTCGTCATCATGAGCATTTGCCTCATCCATATTGTCCTTCTGATTGGCCGTGAGAGGCGAGGCCAACAACTCGTCATCAAGAGGAACGAGCTGCAAGGTCAGTCGGCCGTTGGATCTGTGCGCCCTAAAATACTCATGATGCCTGACCTTCTCCTCTGTCAAAATCAACCTTCCATCGGTCGTGTAATGCCTCTTCAAAACCCACGGCATGTGGGAGGGGAGATTCTCCGTGCGCGCCAGCATCGGAATCGGAGGAGGAAGCTCCTTCCTCTTCATCATCGCCAgtctcttctcctctctcttgTCTTGCACCTTTTGGTTGTAGCAGTTTTGTTGTTTGTAATCGCAGTGTGATTCGTCTTCATCCCTGAGGACGTCGACGCAGCTCTCCATCCCAATGTAGTCCCCGGACATGAGTCCTGGGGTCATGGTTGGGGACAAGAGATAGGCCAACATGGCGGAGGAGGGACTATTTTGGTGGGATACTGGGGTTTGTGGATGATGGGGTACAATAGTGTGGTCCTTGAGACCCAAATGAAGAGAGCGAAGGGgtagttgttgttgttgttttaggCATGGATTGTCATCATGGTCTCTGGAGATCTGCATTTTATACAAGTGAATGGAAGACAGGGACAGTGTGGCAGTAGGTCTGGATTTAATGGGGGTTTGAAAAGCAGTGTTGGATACagagaaactgagaaagataagcAGAGCCAGCTAATTTCTGTGCTGACGTAAATAGTCAGAATTCAGAGTCTCAGGCGTATTCTACTGTGGAAATGAGATGGCTGACCTggcaattcaaattcaaatcaaggaagcaaaataaatatttataaCCACAAAAATTTGGATATTTGTTAATTGCTTAATCCGGACCATCCATATAAGAATTCTTCCGAATATAATTCATATTGACTCTTTCTCTTTTCAAAATATTATGCTTCACCTAGCATTTTAGATAAAATTTCAACATATGTGTGTAAATCTATTGTTAGGATAATGCATTATTTGTTTTCGGGATAATGTTCGCGTACGAATCGCTAATCTTGACCATAAAATAGAATATATTTAAATAGATAACTCACAATATAACACATCAGAAATATATAGGTGTAAATATCCATTAAAGATAGATAATTTCAAATTATCTTTTACAACGTTATAAACAATCCCTAAACCAAAAATTTGAACAAATTTTAATCAAAACATGGCAGCATAACACATAAAAATGTGTAAATTTAGCGTAGTCTAACGCGCTATCTGTTTACGGGATAACGAGATATTTTTTTCATTGCAGAGTGTTAATCTTGACTAATTGaacaaattttaaaaaaaaatttagtataattttattttaatagATAACAACATGTCACATTGTATATAGCTTAACTTTTTTAATTTGCTAAAAGAGTGTTTGTAATGTCCAAAACCTAATACGTATGTAAATCCTAAACCCTTGAATTTAGCCGTCCACGTGGTTTAGTAGATTGCACCACGCGTTGTTTCCATGTCATGCATGAAATGTATTACTCGTGCTGTAATGCTTATAAGTCTGGACATCCAAGAGAGCTCATTGGACCGTTTGATGTTGTTGATTTACTAAATGATCATAAGGATCAACGATCTAAAATGCATTACCGATTGCCATTCTATACGACAAATATATTaaagaaattgaagaagaagaacaaggaaAACGTATACGCATCTTAACAGCTGGAGAGTTTGTATGAAAGTGAACAGATGGAAACTAGAACTCCAATCCAAATCAAACTAGAAAGACTCTATTTTATCGTTTTGATTCGATATTTTCTTCCAAGTAAAAGCTAAAATAATTGGCAAGACTATATTTTTGTTATTGTTACGTAACTGAAAGAGATGGCAATATTAAAAACAACAGTGAAGACCCTTTAAAGTTCTAACAATGTAGAGTTGTAATGTTTGTATACGTACGGAGAATAATCATATCAATTAATTCCATTAAAGATGAAATCAAAGCTATGTGAAAGATTTTGAAAACGGCCAAGAAAggaaaataacaataaaactAATTCAATGACATGGTATATTTAAGTCCTAAGTATAATATGAGAACGAACATTTATCGCAAAAGAATGAATGTACAGAAAGGAAACGGCCTCATCCTTGTGTTACTGTGCATAAATTCGAATCGACCTATCCTAATATTAATATCTATAGCCGGTTTCGAAAGTTCATGTCAGGTTTAATTCAAATCAATCACAAACATGAAGCTCCAAACGCCAAATTACGAGTAAGTCagataaaaatgaaaaaggaaaaggaactTACAGGTGGAGAATGGAGAACCAAGGTATAGAGGGTGTTCTTGTTGGAGAAGAGAGTACGAAGAAGACTCATGATGGTTAACGAAAAtggagagaagaaaaaagagagagaaagggggagattgGAAAGGGTCACCTTCACCAAGCAAGATAAAGATTTGTGCTGTGCATCTTTAAAATACTGAAAATTTGGCCGCTCAAACGTCGGCTGTTTGATACCTGAATTATCTTCTCTGTCTCTGAGTAGGATTGTGCGATATCATTCCAAAAATAGGCGGGGTTTTAGGAACCGAGTTTGAGCACGATAACCGAGTTTGACTTGGCGAAGTACTGGAAATTATCCAgatatttttggttttttcttcaATACAAATTTagtttttgttattattttaaattctcgcagttaaaaataaaatttccagAATTTGATTGTTGTAACTGTCTGTAAGTAAACAGGAGGTGGAGTAAATAGTGTTGTAAATTGTAGTTATCCGTTGCATGCTAAATTGAAGGGGACGTATCTGTGGATAACTATTATCTTAATCTTCTTGATTAATTTACCAAATGTGAAAAGACCTTTTCAATTACACCTTTTATAATTGTTAATTGGAATCTAtcggattttgatttttgaattcaTGGTATACGTTTCTTTTAAGTAATATATATACAATTTTAGGAATATTTTATAACTTtgccaaaaataaaaactaattttGAATAACTAGTCATAATTAACGGgagcccttctaatgaggactagttgatgaCTGTTTTatgagactcacttttcgatcacaatTCTGCATTCATAATCGTAATTGATCAGTTATGAACATAAACAGTTTATATTTAACATATTTTGTTCGTCTTGacgattagcaatttggaaaaaaaatttcagatactcatgcatacataaacatcaaACGATTGATTTGCCATACTGTAATCGAAAAGTTCACCCAAACTGTTAATTAGAAAGCCCTCAACTAGTCTTTATTTTAGTGGTCTTCATTACAAAGCTTCCCATATTTACCTATTCATTTGATTTTTAAGTTACTGCTAGTATCACGGTTGCACCATAATGTAAAGGAAAAATGAGTCCCAAACCGTTAATTAAAAAATTCTCAACTAGTTTTAATAATCCTCATTAGAATGGCTGCTCATATTTACCTACTCATTTGATTTTTAAATTACTGCTAGTATCAGAAACCAAAGCCCAAACCAAATATTGTACCACATCTAGTTACTACCACAAAAGCAGAGCCTATAATAACCCTTAAGCCACATCCAACCGCCTCTAGTTGCCGCCACTGTCGCAAACTGTAAACACTTCTaccgaagaaaaaaaaacaacgaagaaaaaaaagaaaaataagggCAAAGAAGCCTGTAAAGAAACCACAGGGATAGACCTGAAAGCCTCCAAAACAAGGATGGGTAAAAGTACCGGAAACCAAAGCCCAAGTTAAACTGAATGCGGAACTGCATCTAGCCGCTCACAAAAGTAAATCCTAGACTAAAAGGTTTTTTCTTATTCTCATTCTATATGGTCATAAAACGTGGATTGCAGGTAGCAACGGGAACGACCTAGTTGTCAgcatttcccaaaatggaaccTAAAATACAAAAAACCAACCTCTAAATCCGTCTCCAACCTCAAGGCAAAACCCAAAAGCAACTCCTCATTTCCATTGAAATTTGAAAGACATCctactcaaaacaaatcaatttacAAAAAGATCAAACAAAACAAGTTAATTCTTTTGATTGGTTTCTGTTCAGTAAATATTGGATATGTTGGATGTTTTGGGTTGAATCACAGGATTCAAACCAGAGGGGAAACCTAATAAGATAAGAGTAACCTTGAGAAAAGCCAATAAAACAGGATTAGGCAAGAGATAAGTCAATAAGGTGAATCTTCGTCTGCAGCTTAAGCTCCTTTAAGAAGGTTTTGTAAGTAAATGATGCAATGGCAATGAAAGAGGCTGACACAATGCAAATGTGAGTACCCAATTATAACAAAAATAACTTAAAAATAATCGTCTAAACAGCAGGATCAAGTCTCATCAAGTCACTACTAACAGAACCGCAAACAAAATCTTCAAACAAAAGCGGGGCATTACATCATTGGTGAATAGAGCAAACAAGCCTAAGAAAAGTAATACTTTGACAACGGAGGCAGTGTCCAGCAGTCCATCACTGATCACCAGGCAGTGTCTTGATGATATCCGAATCACCTGAACATTATCAAAACCAGAGGCCAAGTCAGCTAAATCAGTTTTTCAGATGAATGAGGCCAGACACTATATAATTTAAACGAACATAAACAATTAAATGTACCTGGATCAATAATGCTAAGGCACGACACTCGGAAATACTTGCCACATGCTGTACCCAGGTCAACATTGTCTGAAAACACAAATGACAGCGAAAAGAAACATATAAGTACAGCAATTCATTACATTGTTTTTGACAAATTTTATAACAATGACCATCTATAGTAATTTTCCTGCAGCGTATGAATCTTTATCATGTCAACAAAAGATACAAACATCCTATGCAAAAGCACAGTAAGAGAAATTTTCTTCTACTTGAACTTAAAGTACCATACATCGTCAAAGCAAACATAGAAGAGGTACATCTCAACAATGTATAAT encodes the following:
- the LOC133707299 gene encoding uncharacterized protein LOC133707299; amino-acid sequence: MQISRDHDDNPCLKQQQQLPLRSLHLGLKDHTIVPHHPQTPVSHQNSPSSAMLAYLLSPTMTPGLMSGDYIGMESCVDVLRDEDESHCDYKQQNCYNQKVQDKREEKRLAMMKRKELPPPIPMLARTENLPSHMPWVLKRHYTTDGRLILTEEKVRHHEYFRAHRSNGRLTLQLVPLDDELLASPLTANQKDNMDEANAHDDDDNEENEEDDYDRYDDGCGEDEEEEEEEEEKEKEEEEDEHDDGVDDLQHHDGVPEEPISTGKCFNFNSVGTGSPCIFGVPVPAIRQVHS